A single region of the Yersinia entomophaga genome encodes:
- a CDS encoding SDR family oxidoreductase translates to MSATKKTALIIGASRGLGLGLVDELNQRGWSVTATTRQHAKETGANHSRWLVLDINQPASIEAFLPQIAGQQFDLIFVNAGVAGPEHESALKATPEEILALFQTNTVSPIRIAEHLLPYRKPHNSVLAFMSSQLGSITSNESGHKPLYSASKAALNMMTRHLVAETADNSLTVLSFHPGWVKTDMGGDAAPLTISTSVRGVVDQVEKLAGKGGHAFIDYQGRALPW, encoded by the coding sequence ATTAATTATCGGGGCATCTCGTGGGCTGGGCTTAGGTCTAGTGGATGAACTTAACCAGCGCGGCTGGTCGGTGACTGCCACGACTCGTCAGCACGCCAAAGAAACCGGTGCCAATCACTCTCGCTGGCTGGTATTGGATATTAATCAGCCGGCCAGCATTGAGGCATTTTTGCCACAGATTGCAGGGCAGCAATTTGATCTGATTTTTGTGAACGCGGGTGTAGCAGGCCCAGAGCATGAATCTGCTCTCAAGGCGACACCGGAAGAAATTCTGGCCTTATTCCAAACTAATACCGTTTCTCCTATCCGTATTGCCGAGCATTTATTGCCTTATCGCAAGCCACATAACAGCGTATTGGCGTTTATGTCCTCGCAGCTTGGCAGTATTACTAGCAATGAGAGCGGGCATAAGCCTTTGTATTCAGCCAGTAAAGCTGCGCTCAATATGATGACACGTCATTTAGTGGCAGAAACGGCGGATAATTCATTAACGGTATTGTCCTTCCATCCGGGCTGGGTAAAAACCGATATGGGCGGTGATGCTGCACCTTTAACCATTAGCACTAGCGTGCGTGGCGTGGTGGATCAGGTTGAGAAGTTAGCAGGTAAGGGCGGCCATGCTTTTATCGATTATCAGGGGCGCGCATTGCCTTGGTAA